The Hymenobacter sp. DG01 genome has a segment encoding these proteins:
- a CDS encoding DUF2199 domain-containing protein, whose product MPGFTCTTCGQFHEEIPMCFGSEFPDYYFSVPPAERAERVELTSDLCVVDEEHFFIRARIEIPVEGSLEPFCWNVWTSLSEANFIRANEVWNEPDRVNEPAYFGWLQTVIPGYADTLNIRTLVHTQPVGTIPRVEVIEENHPLMLDQRHGISMYRVIELVTPLLH is encoded by the coding sequence ATGCCAGGATTCACTTGTACTACTTGCGGTCAGTTTCATGAGGAAATACCGATGTGCTTCGGATCAGAATTTCCAGACTATTATTTCAGTGTACCACCGGCCGAACGAGCGGAACGAGTTGAGCTAACAAGTGACTTGTGTGTAGTGGATGAAGAACACTTCTTTATTCGGGCTCGCATTGAAATTCCGGTAGAAGGGTCATTAGAGCCATTCTGCTGGAACGTTTGGACCTCCCTAAGTGAAGCTAACTTCATCCGGGCAAATGAAGTATGGAATGAACCGGACCGGGTGAACGAGCCAGCTTATTTCGGCTGGCTGCAAACGGTTATTCCCGGCTATGCCGATACGTTAAATATCCGTACGCTTGTCCATACTCAACCAGTTGGCACCATTCCACGCGTTGAGGTTATCGAAGAGAATCATCCTCTAATGCTAGACCAACGGCATGGCATTTCAATGTACCGCGTCATTGAGTTAGTGACTCCACTGTTGCACTAG
- a CDS encoding ABC transporter ATP-binding protein, translating into MSQPILSVRNLTIDFASHRGNTRAVADISFDLRRGETLAIVGESGSGKSVTSLALMGLIPLPPGQITSGEARFQSEALGEVDLLQLTDEQLQRVRGNDISMIFQEPMTSLNPVYTCGSQVVEALRLHTTLTEKEAAARTVELFTMAQLPRPEKIFTSYPHEISGGQKQRVMIAMAMACNPAILIADEPTTALDVTVQARMLRLIDDLRRQHNTAVIFITHDLGVVAEIADRILVMYRGRVVEQGTILDIFTNPQHPYTKGLLACRPKLSVGKKKLPVVADFMRETADGGFIATETSATQVVEDVEGESDGLTSQNGNETAKTFPVEHSVSRPVEPHFGLETAPGAESGQPLLLSTDQIGGSVPEGQVSEDATVSLAEKAGVGQAAARVGSVPLLQVENLNVYFPIRKGFFNRTKEFVRAVDGVSFDIYPGETVGLVGESGCGKTTLGRTLLRLVEPTSGSILFEGVDLATLPADQLRRKRREFQMVFQDPYAALNPMMTVGEAIREPMQVHGVGGTRQQQKDRVLELLRTVGLRDEHYLRYPHEFSGGQRQRICIARALALQPKCIICDESVSALDVSVQAQVLNLLNDLKREFGITYLFITHDLSVARFMSDRLLVMRQGKIVESGPAAELYANPQHEYTRQLLAAIPKDEPADIRAAVAGRA; encoded by the coding sequence GTGTCTCAGCCCATTCTGTCCGTCCGCAACCTGACCATCGATTTTGCCAGCCACCGTGGCAACACGCGGGCCGTAGCAGATATTTCCTTTGACCTGCGGCGGGGCGAAACGCTGGCCATTGTGGGCGAGTCAGGCTCGGGGAAGTCGGTGACGTCGTTGGCCCTGATGGGGCTGATTCCGCTGCCGCCCGGCCAGATTACTTCCGGTGAGGCGCGGTTTCAGTCGGAGGCGCTGGGGGAAGTGGATCTGCTTCAGCTCACCGATGAGCAGCTGCAGCGCGTCAGGGGCAACGACATCAGCATGATTTTTCAGGAGCCGATGACCTCCCTGAACCCCGTGTACACCTGCGGCAGCCAGGTAGTGGAAGCCCTGCGCCTGCACACCACGCTCACGGAGAAAGAAGCCGCGGCCCGCACCGTGGAGCTGTTTACGATGGCCCAGCTCCCCCGCCCCGAGAAAATCTTCACAAGCTACCCCCACGAAATCAGCGGCGGCCAGAAGCAGCGGGTGATGATTGCCATGGCCATGGCCTGCAACCCGGCCATCCTGATTGCCGACGAGCCTACCACGGCCCTCGACGTGACAGTGCAAGCGCGCATGCTCCGCCTAATCGACGACCTGCGCCGCCAGCACAACACGGCCGTCATCTTCATCACCCACGACCTGGGGGTAGTGGCTGAAATAGCCGACCGGATTCTGGTGATGTACCGGGGTAGGGTAGTGGAGCAGGGCACTATACTCGATATTTTCACCAACCCCCAGCACCCATACACCAAGGGGCTGCTGGCCTGCCGACCAAAACTTTCAGTTGGTAAAAAAAAGTTACCTGTAGTAGCCGATTTCATGCGTGAAACGGCCGATGGAGGCTTTATTGCCACTGAAACCAGTGCCACGCAAGTCGTTGAGGATGTTGAAGGTGAAAGTGATGGTTTAACCTCTCAAAACGGCAACGAAACCGCCAAAACGTTCCCCGTGGAACATTCTGTTTCACGCCCCGTGGAACCGCATTTTGGGCTGGAAACGGCCCCAGGTGCAGAATCAGGGCAGCCGTTATTATTGAGTACAGATCAGATTGGCGGTAGTGTGCCTGAAGGGCAAGTATCAGAAGATGCTACGGTAAGCTTGGCTGAGAAAGCAGGGGTAGGGCAAGCCGCAGCCCGCGTTGGCTCGGTGCCGCTGTTGCAGGTGGAGAACCTCAACGTGTACTTTCCCATCCGCAAGGGCTTCTTCAACCGGACCAAGGAATTTGTGCGGGCTGTGGATGGAGTGAGCTTCGATATTTACCCTGGCGAAACCGTAGGGTTGGTAGGGGAGTCGGGCTGCGGCAAAACCACGCTGGGCCGGACGCTGCTGCGGCTGGTGGAGCCTACCTCGGGTAGCATCCTGTTCGAGGGAGTGGACCTGGCCACGCTGCCGGCCGACCAGCTGCGCCGCAAGCGCCGGGAGTTTCAGATGGTGTTCCAGGACCCTTACGCTGCCCTCAACCCTATGATGACCGTGGGCGAGGCCATCCGGGAGCCCATGCAGGTGCACGGGGTGGGCGGCACCCGGCAGCAGCAGAAGGACCGGGTGCTGGAGCTGCTCCGCACCGTGGGCCTACGCGACGAACATTACCTGCGCTACCCCCACGAGTTCAGCGGAGGCCAGCGTCAGCGCATCTGCATAGCCCGGGCCCTGGCCCTGCAGCCCAAGTGCATCATCTGCGACGAGTCGGTTTCGGCCCTCGACGTATCGGTGCAGGCCCAGGTGCTCAACCTGCTCAACGACCTCAAGCGCGAGTTCGGCATCACCTACCTCTTTATCACCCACGACTTGTCGGTGGCCCGCTTTATGAGCGACCGGCTGCTGGTGATGCGTCAGGGAAAAATTGTGGAGAGCGGCCCGGCGGCTGAGCTCTACGCTAACCCCCAGCATGAGTACACCCGCCAGCTGCTGGCCGCCATCCCCAAGGATGAACCCGCCGACATCCGGGCCGCCGTGGCGGGTAGGGCGTAG
- a CDS encoding aldo/keto reductase — protein sequence MHYRKLGKTGFNISEISLGTWQVGGKWGDPFSHETADAILNKAVDSGINFIDTADVYGDGESEKAVGRLVRSRSEQVYVATKCGRQLQPHVNEAYQPEALRKFVEASLRNMQLETLDLIQLHCPPTEVYYRPEIFEVFDRLKDEGKIRNLGVSVEKVEEGLKALMFSNVTTVQLIFNMFRQRPTELLFQEAKRHDVGLIVRVPLASGLLTGKFSRETTFSPDDHRQFNRNGEAFDKGETFSGVDYETGLAAVEELKKIFPDQPNLAPVALRWALMFDEVSCVIPGASRPDQLESNLQAAALPALTAEQMQAVRGVYEQRIKPLVHQVW from the coding sequence ATGCACTACCGCAAACTCGGCAAAACCGGCTTCAACATATCTGAAATTAGCCTTGGCACCTGGCAGGTAGGCGGCAAATGGGGCGACCCGTTCAGCCACGAAACCGCCGATGCTATCCTCAACAAAGCCGTAGATAGCGGCATCAACTTCATTGACACCGCTGACGTGTACGGCGATGGGGAAAGCGAAAAGGCCGTGGGCCGACTAGTGCGCAGCCGCTCTGAGCAGGTGTACGTGGCCACCAAATGCGGCCGCCAGCTGCAGCCCCACGTTAACGAGGCCTACCAGCCCGAGGCGCTCCGCAAGTTCGTGGAAGCCAGCTTGCGCAATATGCAGCTCGAAACCCTCGACCTGATTCAGCTGCACTGCCCGCCCACGGAAGTGTACTACCGCCCCGAAATCTTTGAGGTGTTTGACCGCCTGAAGGACGAAGGCAAGATCCGGAACCTGGGCGTGAGCGTGGAGAAAGTAGAGGAAGGGCTTAAGGCCCTCATGTTCTCCAACGTGACTACCGTTCAGCTAATCTTCAACATGTTCCGGCAGCGCCCCACGGAGCTGCTGTTCCAGGAAGCCAAGCGCCACGATGTGGGCCTGATTGTGCGCGTGCCGCTGGCCAGTGGCCTGCTCACCGGTAAGTTCTCCCGCGAAACCACCTTCTCGCCCGATGACCACCGCCAGTTCAACCGCAACGGTGAGGCCTTTGACAAAGGCGAAACCTTCTCGGGCGTAGATTACGAAACTGGCCTGGCAGCCGTGGAGGAGCTGAAAAAAATCTTCCCCGACCAGCCTAACCTCGCCCCCGTAGCCCTGCGCTGGGCGCTCATGTTTGATGAGGTAAGCTGCGTGATTCCCGGCGCCTCCCGGCCCGACCAGCTCGAATCGAACCTGCAGGCCGCCGCGCTGCCCGCCCTCACCGCCGAGCAAATGCAGGCCGTACGCGGCGTATATGAGCAGCGCATCAAGCCGCTGGTGCACCAAGTGTGGTAA
- a CDS encoding lipoprotein signal peptidase produces MKYWKYYLVALLVIVIDQLSKWAVHRYMPMGMPGEIPVLGDWFKLHYTLNPGMAFGVELPAPYGKVILTLFRLLAVTGISYYIYRLWKQHAPNGLIICIAMILGGAIGNLVDSIFYGVIYDNAPFGAPTPWLHGQVIDMLYVDLYEGILPDSWPLVGGSHVSLWPIFNIADSAIFVGVALILIFQNRFYGQHLEEAHPVAADDATAAQARRDAEASEVA; encoded by the coding sequence ATGAAGTACTGGAAATACTACCTCGTGGCCTTGCTGGTCATCGTCATTGATCAACTCTCGAAGTGGGCCGTGCACCGCTACATGCCCATGGGTATGCCCGGCGAAATTCCCGTGCTCGGCGACTGGTTTAAGCTGCACTACACCCTAAACCCGGGCATGGCTTTCGGGGTAGAGCTGCCCGCGCCCTACGGCAAGGTTATCCTGACCTTGTTCCGCCTGCTAGCCGTGACGGGCATTAGCTACTACATCTACCGCCTCTGGAAGCAACACGCGCCCAACGGCCTGATCATCTGCATTGCCATGATTCTGGGCGGGGCCATCGGTAACCTCGTCGATTCCATCTTCTACGGTGTTATTTACGACAACGCTCCCTTCGGGGCGCCTACCCCCTGGCTGCACGGGCAAGTCATTGATATGCTGTACGTGGACCTTTACGAAGGCATTTTGCCCGACTCCTGGCCCCTGGTAGGCGGTTCGCACGTTTCGCTCTGGCCGATCTTTAACATCGCCGACTCGGCCATTTTCGTGGGGGTAGCCCTGATTCTGATTTTCCAGAACCGCTTCTATGGGCAGCACCTGGAGGAAGCCCACCCCGTAGCCGCCGATGACGCTACCGCCGCCCAGGCCCGCCGCGACGCAGAGGCATCGGAAGTAGCGTAG
- the ileS gene encoding isoleucine--tRNA ligase — protein sequence MNYPEYKQPLNYGQVGTDILAWWKQNGIFEKSVSTREGQPTFVFYEGPPSANGAPGIHHVMARTVKDIFCRYQTLLGKQVSRKGGWDTHGLPIELQVEKELGITKEDIGKKISIEEYNQRCRETVMRFKAQWDDLTEKMGYWVDLDDPYITFEPEYIESCWALLKKLYDKGYLYKGYTIQPYSPAAGTGLSSHELNQPGTYRDVKDTTIVAQFKVKRDEKSEQLLAGAGEVPTYILAWTTTPWTLPANTGLAVGKGISYVLVRTFNPYTGAPIRVVLAEALVGKYFTDKGKEASLEDYKAGDKVLPWRIEANFKGADLVGIRYERLFGHDKGFPAFEGEENAFRVINGDFVTTEDGTGIVHISPTFGADDFRAAQLAGVPALLVADDEGKLGPVVDRTGRYVAQMGEFGGRWVKNYDGHDQSGADYKTLDESIAIRMKGDGTAFKVEKYEHTYPHCWRTDKPVLYYPLDSWFIKTTAVKHRLIELNKTINWQPESTGTGRFGNWLENLVDWNLSRSRYWGTPLPIWRTQDGSEEICIGSIAELSAEIDKAVAAEVMTHNPIATGEMKDLHRPYVDDVFLVSPSGQPMYRETDLIDVWFDSGAMPYAQWHYPLENKAQFEKNFPADFIAEGVDQTRGWFFTLHALAVMLEDSVAYKNVMANGLVLDKNGNKMSKRLGNAIDPFSTIEQFGPDATRWYMIANAQPWDNLKFDLNGITEVQRRFFGTLFNTYSFYALYANLDGFQAREFDRVPYEELTELDRWILSKLQSLIQEVRGYYDGYDPTKAARAIQDFVTDQLSNWHVRLSRRRFWKGELTADKKAAYETLQECLVVVAQLMAPIAPFFAEWLYQNMTGGMREEAVAKNTPLAPESVHLTLLVQANESRIDKALEERMELAQRISSLTHSLRKKSVLKVRQPLQRILVPVFNETTREQVGKVEDLICAEVNVKHVEFLDDTSGVLVKSVKPNFKRLGQQYGAKLKAVGARIQQMTPEEISTLEKTGQLAVEIDGEAYTLAPDDVEIRTQDLPGWLVATDGPLTVALDVTLTEELRQEGVARELVNRLQNLRKDSGLEVQDRIRVTLGHQPELEAAVQSFGSYIREEVQALALDFAPDLNGGSVLEFDEYTVPVQLEVATA from the coding sequence ATGAACTACCCCGAATACAAGCAGCCGCTCAACTACGGCCAGGTTGGTACCGATATCCTGGCGTGGTGGAAGCAGAACGGCATCTTCGAGAAGAGCGTGAGCACCCGCGAAGGGCAGCCCACCTTCGTATTTTATGAAGGCCCGCCCTCGGCCAACGGCGCCCCCGGCATTCACCACGTCATGGCCCGGACGGTAAAAGACATTTTCTGCCGCTACCAGACCTTGCTGGGTAAGCAGGTGTCGCGCAAAGGCGGCTGGGACACCCACGGTCTGCCCATTGAGCTGCAGGTAGAGAAGGAGCTGGGCATCACGAAGGAGGATATCGGCAAGAAAATCAGCATCGAGGAGTACAACCAGCGCTGCCGCGAAACTGTGATGCGCTTCAAGGCCCAGTGGGACGACCTCACCGAGAAAATGGGCTATTGGGTTGACCTCGATGACCCCTATATCACCTTCGAGCCCGAGTACATCGAGAGCTGCTGGGCGCTGCTCAAGAAGCTCTACGACAAAGGCTACCTCTACAAAGGCTACACCATCCAGCCCTACTCTCCGGCCGCCGGTACCGGCCTCAGCTCCCACGAGCTAAACCAGCCCGGCACCTACCGCGACGTGAAGGACACGACCATCGTGGCCCAGTTCAAGGTGAAGCGCGACGAGAAGTCGGAGCAGCTGCTTGCCGGAGCTGGGGAGGTTCCTACCTACATCCTGGCCTGGACAACGACCCCCTGGACGCTGCCTGCCAACACTGGCCTAGCGGTGGGGAAAGGCATTTCGTATGTGCTGGTGCGCACCTTTAACCCCTATACCGGCGCGCCTATTCGGGTGGTCCTGGCAGAGGCGCTGGTAGGCAAATACTTTACCGACAAGGGCAAGGAGGCTTCGCTGGAGGACTATAAAGCCGGCGATAAAGTGCTGCCCTGGCGCATTGAAGCGAATTTCAAAGGCGCCGATCTGGTAGGGATCCGCTACGAGCGCCTGTTCGGTCACGACAAGGGCTTCCCAGCGTTTGAGGGCGAGGAAAACGCCTTCCGCGTCATCAACGGCGACTTCGTAACCACCGAAGACGGTACCGGCATTGTGCATATTTCGCCCACGTTTGGCGCCGATGACTTCCGCGCTGCTCAACTCGCTGGCGTGCCCGCCCTGCTGGTAGCCGACGACGAAGGCAAGCTGGGCCCGGTGGTGGACCGCACCGGCCGCTACGTAGCTCAGATGGGCGAATTTGGCGGCCGCTGGGTGAAAAACTACGACGGCCACGACCAGAGCGGCGCCGACTACAAAACCCTCGACGAAAGCATTGCCATCCGCATGAAAGGCGACGGCACGGCCTTCAAAGTGGAGAAGTACGAGCACACCTACCCGCACTGCTGGCGCACCGATAAGCCCGTACTTTACTACCCCCTGGACTCTTGGTTTATCAAGACCACGGCGGTGAAACACCGGCTCATCGAGCTTAATAAAACCATCAATTGGCAGCCCGAAAGCACCGGTACCGGCCGCTTCGGCAACTGGCTGGAAAACCTGGTGGACTGGAACCTGAGCCGCTCGCGCTACTGGGGCACGCCCCTGCCCATCTGGCGCACCCAGGACGGCTCGGAGGAAATCTGCATCGGTAGCATTGCCGAGCTGAGCGCCGAAATTGATAAGGCCGTAGCGGCCGAGGTGATGACGCACAACCCCATTGCCACCGGCGAAATGAAGGATTTGCACCGCCCCTACGTGGACGACGTGTTCCTCGTGTCGCCCAGCGGCCAGCCCATGTACCGCGAAACCGACCTCATCGACGTGTGGTTTGACAGCGGCGCTATGCCCTACGCGCAGTGGCATTACCCGCTGGAAAACAAGGCCCAGTTCGAGAAGAACTTCCCGGCTGATTTCATTGCCGAAGGCGTGGACCAGACCCGCGGCTGGTTCTTTACCCTGCACGCTCTGGCGGTGATGTTGGAAGACTCCGTGGCCTACAAAAACGTAATGGCCAACGGCCTGGTGCTGGATAAAAACGGCAACAAGATGAGCAAGCGCCTCGGCAACGCCATCGACCCGTTCAGCACCATTGAGCAGTTTGGCCCCGATGCCACGCGCTGGTATATGATTGCCAACGCTCAGCCCTGGGACAACCTCAAATTCGACCTGAACGGCATCACGGAGGTGCAGCGCCGCTTCTTCGGCACGCTCTTCAACACCTACTCGTTCTACGCCCTCTACGCCAACCTCGACGGCTTCCAGGCCCGCGAGTTCGACCGGGTGCCCTACGAAGAGCTGACCGAGCTGGACCGCTGGATTCTCAGCAAGCTGCAGTCGTTGATTCAGGAAGTACGTGGCTACTACGATGGCTATGACCCCACGAAGGCCGCTCGCGCCATCCAGGATTTCGTGACCGATCAGCTCTCCAACTGGCACGTGCGCCTCTCGCGCCGCCGCTTCTGGAAGGGCGAGCTGACCGCCGATAAAAAGGCCGCCTACGAAACCCTGCAGGAATGTCTGGTAGTCGTGGCCCAGCTCATGGCCCCCATTGCGCCCTTCTTCGCTGAGTGGCTCTACCAGAACATGACCGGCGGTATGCGCGAGGAAGCAGTAGCCAAAAACACCCCACTAGCCCCCGAATCGGTGCACCTCACGCTGCTGGTGCAGGCCAACGAAAGCCGCATCGATAAGGCTCTGGAGGAGCGCATGGAGCTGGCCCAGCGTATTTCTTCGCTCACGCACTCCCTGCGGAAGAAGTCGGTGCTGAAGGTGCGCCAGCCTCTGCAGCGCATTCTGGTACCGGTGTTCAACGAGACTACCCGGGAGCAGGTAGGCAAGGTGGAAGACCTGATCTGCGCCGAGGTGAACGTGAAGCACGTGGAGTTCCTCGACGATACCAGCGGCGTGCTGGTGAAGTCGGTGAAGCCCAACTTCAAGCGCCTGGGCCAGCAGTACGGAGCCAAGCTGAAAGCCGTGGGTGCCCGCATCCAGCAGATGACCCCGGAGGAAATCAGCACCCTCGAAAAAACCGGTCAGCTGGCCGTGGAAATCGACGGCGAGGCCTACACCCTGGCCCCCGACGACGTGGAAATCCGCACCCAGGACCTGCCCGGCTGGCTGGTAGCCACCGACGGCCCGCTCACGGTAGCCCTCGACGTGACCCTGACCGAGGAGCTGCGTCAGGAAGGTGTGGCTCGCGAGCTGGTGAATCGCCTCCAGAACCTGCGCAAAGACAGCGGACTGGAAGTGCAGGACCGCATCCGCGTGACGCTTGGGCACCAGCCCGAGCTGGAAGCCGCCGTGCAGTCGTTCGGTAGCTACATCCGTGAGGAAGTGCAGGCCCTGGCCCTGGATTTCGCTCCTGATCTGAACGGCGGTTCGGTGCTGGAATTTGACGAGTACACCGTGCCTGTGCAGCTGGAAGTAGCAACTGCCTGA
- a CDS encoding RND family transporter: protein MWRNLALFVIKNRRLLIGLLAIITVFMAWEARKVQMTYDFAQVVAPDDPDMVYFQQFKRQFGEDGNVLVLGMQDSSVYELRKFNELRTLTDTLSRVQGVNGVLGVTRLPRLVKDTATQTFRAEPIFRNFPRTQPELDSLMRVVNSQEFYKGQLISPTTGATLLALTMDPKYLNSSRREAVMQEILGRAERFQAKTGIKMHYAGLPYVRATMTTKVASEMKLFVALTIVMMAATLLMFFRTWSAVVFPLLIVLIVVTWCIGSMVLLGYKINLLTGLIPSIIIVIGIPNCTYLLSRYHYDYRKSGNQVLAMARVVRKIGLVTLMNNTTTAIGFVVFCFTNIAILYQFGLVATLNIFVAFAVSFILMPIIFTILPPPTPKQLEHLEAKPLTKLLEFFDYLVLERRRTVYLTALVLLVLASFGVTKVKSVSYMVDDLPKDSSVNSDLKFFEQHFNGVMPLEMVVDTGRPKGLLKLKNLERIDRLENFLRTQPVLTTPVSVVTFLKASTQAFYNGNPEFYRLPDNSEKNYVFSYLARSQSTKGTEGQLTSKLLRSFTDSTMQQARISLKIADVGSHNLDTLINNRIKPEIDRIFKGTDLKVKLTGTTIIFTKGNEYLIGTLKTSLWHAFLLVGVVVLILFRSIRAVFFTLLPNFFTLLLTGGIMGYFGIPLKPSTALIFSIALGIDGDNSIHLLAKFRQEMAANGRRVKAAITTTLSEAGTSMIYTSIVLFLGFSVFAFSEFGGTKALGLLMSASLLITNFSNLILLPCLLVTFEHGKDEDVIDQSGIRHYDDNYHEEDDDLELNLSRMQVQPKGISS, encoded by the coding sequence ATGTGGAGAAACCTTGCCCTGTTCGTCATTAAGAACCGCCGCCTGCTCATCGGGCTGTTGGCTATTATCACGGTGTTTATGGCCTGGGAAGCCCGGAAGGTGCAGATGACCTACGACTTCGCCCAGGTGGTAGCCCCCGACGACCCCGACATGGTGTACTTCCAGCAGTTCAAGCGGCAGTTTGGCGAGGATGGCAACGTGCTGGTGCTGGGCATGCAGGATAGCTCGGTGTATGAGCTGCGCAAGTTCAATGAGCTGCGCACCCTCACCGATACGCTCAGCAGGGTGCAGGGCGTAAACGGGGTGCTGGGTGTAACGCGCCTACCCCGCCTGGTAAAGGATACCGCCACCCAAACCTTCCGGGCCGAGCCTATCTTCCGCAACTTCCCACGCACCCAGCCCGAGCTCGACTCGCTGATGCGGGTGGTCAACTCCCAGGAGTTCTACAAAGGCCAGCTGATTTCGCCCACCACCGGAGCCACGCTGCTGGCCCTCACCATGGACCCCAAGTACCTGAATTCCAGCCGGCGCGAGGCCGTGATGCAGGAAATTCTGGGCCGCGCTGAGCGGTTTCAGGCGAAGACCGGCATCAAGATGCACTACGCCGGCCTACCCTACGTGCGGGCCACCATGACCACCAAAGTGGCCTCGGAAATGAAGCTGTTCGTGGCCCTGACCATTGTGATGATGGCCGCGACCTTGCTCATGTTTTTCCGAACGTGGTCGGCGGTGGTGTTCCCGCTGCTGATTGTGCTGATTGTGGTGACGTGGTGCATCGGGAGCATGGTGCTGCTGGGCTACAAGATTAACCTGCTCACGGGCCTGATTCCGAGCATCATCATCGTTATCGGCATCCCGAACTGCACCTACCTACTCAGCCGCTACCACTACGACTACCGCAAATCGGGCAACCAGGTGCTGGCCATGGCACGGGTGGTGCGCAAAATCGGGTTGGTAACGCTCATGAACAACACCACCACGGCCATTGGCTTCGTGGTGTTCTGCTTCACCAACATTGCTATTCTGTACCAGTTTGGGCTGGTGGCTACCCTCAATATTTTCGTGGCGTTTGCGGTATCGTTTATCCTGATGCCCATCATCTTCACCATTCTGCCACCACCTACCCCCAAGCAGCTGGAGCACCTGGAGGCCAAGCCCCTGACCAAGCTGCTGGAGTTCTTCGACTACCTGGTGCTGGAGCGCCGGCGCACGGTGTACCTCACGGCTCTGGTTTTGCTGGTGCTGGCTTCGTTCGGGGTAACCAAAGTGAAGTCGGTAAGCTACATGGTGGATGATCTGCCTAAGGACTCGTCGGTAAACTCCGACCTGAAGTTCTTTGAGCAGCACTTCAACGGCGTAATGCCTCTGGAAATGGTGGTAGATACCGGCCGCCCTAAGGGCCTGCTGAAGCTCAAAAACCTGGAGCGGATTGACCGGCTGGAAAACTTCCTGCGCACCCAGCCCGTGCTGACTACCCCCGTCAGCGTGGTGACCTTCCTGAAAGCCTCGACCCAGGCTTTCTACAACGGCAACCCCGAGTTCTATCGCCTCCCCGATAACTCCGAGAAGAACTATGTGTTCAGCTACCTGGCCCGCTCTCAGTCCACGAAGGGCACTGAGGGCCAGCTCACCAGCAAGCTGTTGCGGTCCTTCACCGACAGCACCATGCAGCAGGCGCGCATCTCGCTGAAGATTGCCGACGTAGGCTCGCACAACCTCGATACGCTGATCAACAACCGTATCAAGCCCGAAATCGACCGGATTTTCAAGGGCACGGACCTGAAAGTGAAGCTGACCGGTACCACCATCATCTTCACCAAAGGCAATGAGTACCTGATCGGGACGCTCAAAACCAGTCTCTGGCATGCGTTTTTGCTGGTTGGCGTGGTGGTCCTGATTCTGTTCCGCAGCATCCGGGCGGTGTTCTTTACCCTGCTGCCCAACTTCTTCACCCTGCTGCTTACGGGCGGGATTATGGGCTACTTTGGCATTCCGCTCAAGCCCAGCACTGCCCTGATTTTCAGCATTGCCCTGGGTATTGATGGCGACAACTCCATTCACCTGCTGGCCAAATTCCGGCAGGAAATGGCCGCCAACGGCCGCCGGGTAAAGGCTGCCATTACCACTACGCTTTCGGAGGCCGGTACCAGCATGATTTACACCAGCATTGTGCTGTTTCTGGGCTTTTCGGTGTTTGCCTTCTCAGAGTTCGGCGGTACTAAGGCCTTGGGCCTGTTGATGTCGGCCAGCCTGCTGATTACCAACTTTTCCAACCTGATTCTGCTGCCCTGTCTGCTCGTTACCTTTGAGCACGGCAAGGACGAAGACGTTATCGACCAATCCGGTATCCGTCATTACGACGACAACTACCACGAGGAAGACGATGACCTGGAACTCAACCTCAGCCGCATGCAGGTGCAGCCCAAAGGCATTAGTTCCTAG